The DNA sequence GCGCCGCGTAGCGGTCCGCCCAGCGCTCCCAGCTCCGCGACGTCATCCAGAGGCCGTGGATGAGCACGATCGTGTCGACGCGTCCGGTCGGTACGCCCATACCGCGGATTACCCGGCCCGGCGGCCCTCACTCCCCACCGGTTCCTTCGCCGCCGGCCCACCGGCACGACGTGGCACCCTGACAAATGTCATGACCGGAAGGTGACGGCCGCTCCCGGGACCCGGGGGCCGGGCGCCGGAGCATCATGGGCATGACCGACACCGCACCGGCCGTGGAACTGGCCGGACTCACCAAGACCTTCGGCCCGGTGACCGCCGTCGACGGGCTCAGCCTGCGGATCACCCCCGGTGAGGTGGTGGCCTTCCTCGGCCCCAACGGCGCCGGCAAGACCACCACGGTGGACATGCTGCTCGGGCTGGCCCGACCGGACGCCGGCACGGTCCGGCTCTTCGGCGGCAGCCCGACCGACGCCGTCCGGCACGGCCGGGTCGCCGCCGTGATGCAGACCGGCGGCCTGCTCAAGGACCTCACCGTCGCCGAGACGGTACGGATGACCGCGCACTTCTACGGTCACACCCGGCCGGTGGCCGAGGTGCTGGAGCGCGCCGGCATCGCCGGGATCGCCGACCGGGCGGTGGGCAGGTGCTCCGGCGGCCAGCAGCAGCGGCTGCGGTTCGCCCTGGCGTTGCTGCCCGACCCGGACCTGATGGTGCTGGACGAGCCGACCACCGGCATGGACGTCGAGGGCCGGCGCGACTTCTGGCAGGCGATCCGGGCCGACGCCCGCTCCGGCCGGACCGTCCTGTTCGCCACCCACTACCTGGACGAGGCCGACGCGTACGCGGACCGGATCGTGCTGGTCCGGGCCGGCCGGGTGGTCGCCGACGGCACCACCGCCGAGATCAAGAACCTGGCCGCCGGCCGGGTGGTGCGGGCCACCCTGCCCGACGCCGACCAGGCCGCGCTCGCCGCGCTGCCCGGCGTCCGCTCCGTCGAGGTACGCGGCGACGCGATCCTCGTGCACAGCGAGGACTCCGACGTCGTCGCCCGGCACCTGCTGACCCGGACCGAGGCCCGGGACCTGGAGATCACCTCGCGCAACCTCGAGGACGCGTTCCTCGCCCTGACCGCCGCCGCCTGACCGACCTGCCGGGAGCCCTCGCCATGACCGCCACGACCTCACCCGACACCACCACCGACACGCGCCGGGCCGACCGCCGGCCGCCCGCCCTCGGTGGCTTCTCCGCCGCCGTGCTCGCCATCGAGATCCGCCGGGTGCTGCGCAACCGCCGCACGCTGATGTTCATCCTGGTCATGCCGGCGGTGTTCTTCCTGCTGTTCGGGTTGCCCTCGCGCGGGGAGAAGCTCGACAACGGCCTGCCGGTCACCGGCTGGATCATGATCAGCCTGGCCGTGTACGCGGCCATGGTGGCCACCACCAGCGCCGGCGCCGCCGTCGCCACCGAACGCGCGTTGGGCTGGAGCCGGCAGTTGCGGCTGACCCCGCTGCGTCCGGCCGCGTACGTGGCGACGAAGGTGGCCACCGCGATGGTGCTCGGCCTGCTCGGCGTGCTCGTCGAGTTCGCCGTCGGCGCCGCCTCCGGGGTGCGGCTGCCGGCCCACGTGTGGCTGGAGTCCGGCCTGACCGCGTGGCTCGGCTCGCTGGTCTTCGCCGCGCTCGGCCTGTTCGTCGGCTACCTCGCCCCGGCCGAGAACGTCATGCAGTTCA is a window from the Micromonospora sp. DSM 45708 genome containing:
- a CDS encoding ABC transporter permease, with the translated sequence MTATTSPDTTTDTRRADRRPPALGGFSAAVLAIEIRRVLRNRRTLMFILVMPAVFFLLFGLPSRGEKLDNGLPVTGWIMISLAVYAAMVATTSAGAAVATERALGWSRQLRLTPLRPAAYVATKVATAMVLGLLGVLVEFAVGAASGVRLPAHVWLESGLTAWLGSLVFAALGLFVGYLAPAENVMQFMGPALAILAMLGGLFVPLDLLPDVMRQIATFTPVYGVGQLARAPLTGTGVDWAAVANVAAWTAFFGLGAARLFRRDTTRV
- a CDS encoding ABC transporter ATP-binding protein yields the protein MTDTAPAVELAGLTKTFGPVTAVDGLSLRITPGEVVAFLGPNGAGKTTTVDMLLGLARPDAGTVRLFGGSPTDAVRHGRVAAVMQTGGLLKDLTVAETVRMTAHFYGHTRPVAEVLERAGIAGIADRAVGRCSGGQQQRLRFALALLPDPDLMVLDEPTTGMDVEGRRDFWQAIRADARSGRTVLFATHYLDEADAYADRIVLVRAGRVVADGTTAEIKNLAAGRVVRATLPDADQAALAALPGVRSVEVRGDAILVHSEDSDVVARHLLTRTEARDLEITSRNLEDAFLALTAAA